One Panicum virgatum strain AP13 chromosome 3N, P.virgatum_v5, whole genome shotgun sequence DNA segment encodes these proteins:
- the LOC120665502 gene encoding lipase-like gives MARFILRLMELGVSAAVHLVFGFYVFSTAVAADISQAAAASGSFLLRRPPPPAAGEGALVDVAAAGERDERRGAAPVVLDGSPPPIVLVHGIFGFGKGRLGGLSYFAGAEKKDDRVLVPDLGSLTSIHDRARELFYYLKGGQVDYGEDHSKACDHTQFGRIYPTGHYPVWDEQNPVHFVGHSAGAQVVRVLHQMLADKAFPGHDTSEDWILSLTSLSGALNGTTRTYYDGMLVEDGKSMRPICLLQLCRLGVIVYDWLDISWLKNYYNFGFDHYEMSRRKVGFSGLIDLLLGHTGPFASGDWILPDLTIQGSIKLNSRLRTFPNTFYFSYATKKTRKLFGITVPSSVLGVHPMLFLRVLQMCMWRHPQNAPLPYKGYRDEDWEDNDGALNTISMTHPRIPIEHPHRFVLDDSDCHPLQPGIWYYKIIEADHILFIVNRERAGVQFDLLYDGIFQRCRKHAFRKSPPTVPNETSQ, from the exons atGGCGCGGTTCATCCTCAGACTCATGGAGCTCGGGGTCAGCGCCGCGGTGCACCTCGTCTTCGGCTTCTACGTCTTCAGCACGGCCGTGGCCGCCGACATCTcgcaggcggccgcggcctccggGTCCTTCCtgctgcgccggccgccgccgcccgccgcgggcgAGGGGGCGctcgtcgacgtcgccgccgcgggggagCGCGACGAGCGCAGGGGCGCCGCGCCCGTCGTGCTCGACGGCTCGCCGCCACCCATCGTCCTCGTCCACGGCATCTTCGGCTTCGGCAAGGGG AGGCTCGGCGGGCTCTCCTACTTCGCCGGCGCCGAGAAGAAGGACGACCGCGTGCTCGTGCCGGATTTGGGGTCGCTCACCAGCATCCATGACAG GGCGCGCGAGCTGTTCTACTACCTCAAGGGCGGCCAGGTGGACTATGGCGAGGATCACAGCAAGGCTTGCGACCACACGCAGTTCGGGAGAATCTATCCTACAG GGCACTATCCTGTGTGGGACGAACAGAACCCCGTGCACTTTGTCGGGCACTCGGCAGGCGCTCAGGTTGTGAGGGTGCTGCATCAGATGCTAGCCGACAAG GCTTTCCCAGGCCATGATACTTCTGAAGACTGGATTCTGAGCCTTACTTCTTTGTCGGGCGCACTTAACGGGACAACGAGAACTTACTATGACGGCATGCT GGTCGAAGATGGTAAGTCCATGAGACCTATCTGTCTTCTTCAGCTCTGCCGGCTTGGAGTAATAGTCTACGATTGGCTAGATATTTCTTGGCTGAAGAATTACTACAATTTTGGTTTTGACCACTATGAGATGTCTCGGAGGAAAGTAGGCTTTTCAGGTTTAATTGATCTGCTGCTGGGGCACACTGGCCCATTTGCCAGCGGAGATTGGATTTTACCTGATCTCACAATACAGGGATCTATAAAACTTAACTCTAGACTGAGGACCTTTCCCAATACATTTTACTTCAGTTATGCTACAAAGAAAACAAGAAAGCTATTTGGAATTACAGTGCCTTCAAGTGTTCTTGGAGTCCACCCCATGCTCTTTCTCAGAGTCCTTCAGATGTGTATGTGGCGGCACCCTCAAAATGCACCTCTGCCTTACAAAGGATACAG GGATGAAGATTGGGAAGACAATGATGGGGCTTTGAACACAATCTCTATGACTCACCCACGCATTCCTATAGAGCATCCACACCGTTTTGTCTTGGATGATTCTGACTGCCATCCTTTGCAACCTGGGATATG GTATTACAAGATTATTGAAGCTGACCACATTCTATTTATTGTGAACCGGGAAAGAGCTGGCGTGCAGTTCGATTTGCTGTATGATGGCATTTTCCAGCGATGCAGAAAGCATGCATTTAGGAAGAGCCCACCTACTGTACCAAACGAAACGAGTCAATAG